From Numida meleagris isolate 19003 breed g44 Domestic line chromosome 4, NumMel1.0, whole genome shotgun sequence, the proteins below share one genomic window:
- the HNRNPD gene encoding heterogeneous nuclear ribonucleoprotein D0 isoform X1 has product MSEQQFAMDSAAAGPGGGPAEQPAQPEGLAGSGAADGDGAGGGGGGGGGGGESEGAKIDASKNEEDEGKMFIGGLSWDTTKKDLKDYFSKFGEVVDCTLKLDPITGRSRGFGFVLFKESESVDKVMDQKEHKLNGKVIDPKRAKAMKTKEPVKKIFVGGLSPDTPEEKIREYFGGFGEVESIELPMDNKTNKRRGFCFITFKEEEPVKKIMEKKYHNVGLSKCEIKVAMSKEQYQQQQQWGSRGGFVGRARGRGGGPSQNWNQGYSNYWNQGYGNYGYNSQGYGGYGGYDYTGYNNYYGYSDYSNQQSGYGKVSRRGGHQNSYKPY; this is encoded by the exons ATGTCGGAGCAGCAGTTCGCTATGGACTCGGCGGCGGCCGGCCCCGGGGGCGGCCCTGCGGAGCAGCCGGCGCAGCCCGAGGGGCtggcggggagcggggcggcaGACGGCGACGGGGCgggcggaggcggcggcggcggtggcggtGGGGGTGAGTCGGAGGGAGCCAAGATCGACGCCAGCAAGAACGAGGAGGACGAGGG gaaaatgtttattGGTGGCCTTAGCTGGGACACTACGAAGAAAGATCTGAAGGACTATTTCTCAAAATTTGGTGAAGTCGTAGACTGCACTCTGAAGTTGGATCCCATCACTGGGCGATCGAGAGGCTTCGGCTTTGTGCTCTTCAAAGAATCGGAGAGCGTAGATAAG GTCATGGATCAGAAAGAACACAAGCTGAATGGGAAGGTCATTGATCCTAAAAGAGCTAAagccatgaaaacaaaagaacctgtcaaaaagatttttgttggGGGTTTATCTCCGGACACacctgaagagaaaataagggAATACTTTGGAGGTTTTGGTGAG GTTGAGTCTATAGAGCTCCCCATGGACAACAAAACTAACAAGAGGCGTGGATTTTGCTTCATTACCTTCAAGGAAGAGGAACCAGTGAAGAAAATCATGGAGAAGAAATACCACAACGTTGGGCTTAGTAAA TGTGAAATAAAAGTAGCCATGTCAAAGGAGCAgtaccagcagcagcaacagtgggggagcagaggaggatTTGTCGGAAGAGCTCGAGGAAGAGGTGGTG GCCCCAGTCAAAACTGGAACCAGGGCTACAGCAACTACTGGAATCAGGGGTATGGGAACTATGGCTACAACAGCCAAGGGTACGGAGGTTATGGAGGATATGACTACACAGGCTACAACAACTACTACGGATACAGTGACTATAGCA ATCAGCAGAGTGGTTATGGGAAAGTATCTCGGCGAGGTGGTCATCAAAATAGCTACAAACCATACTAA
- the HNRNPD gene encoding heterogeneous nuclear ribonucleoprotein D0 isoform X2, translated as MELSLKMFIGGLSWDTTKKDLKDYFSKFGEVVDCTLKLDPITGRSRGFGFVLFKESESVDKVMDQKEHKLNGKVIDPKRAKAMKTKEPVKKIFVGGLSPDTPEEKIREYFGGFGEVESIELPMDNKTNKRRGFCFITFKEEEPVKKIMEKKYHNVGLSKCEIKVAMSKEQYQQQQQWGSRGGFVGRARGRGGGPSQNWNQGYSNYWNQGYGNYGYNSQGYGGYGGYDYTGYNNYYGYSDYSNQQSGYGKVSRRGGHQNSYKPY; from the exons ATGGAACTCAGCCT gaaaatgtttattGGTGGCCTTAGCTGGGACACTACGAAGAAAGATCTGAAGGACTATTTCTCAAAATTTGGTGAAGTCGTAGACTGCACTCTGAAGTTGGATCCCATCACTGGGCGATCGAGAGGCTTCGGCTTTGTGCTCTTCAAAGAATCGGAGAGCGTAGATAAG GTCATGGATCAGAAAGAACACAAGCTGAATGGGAAGGTCATTGATCCTAAAAGAGCTAAagccatgaaaacaaaagaacctgtcaaaaagatttttgttggGGGTTTATCTCCGGACACacctgaagagaaaataagggAATACTTTGGAGGTTTTGGTGAG GTTGAGTCTATAGAGCTCCCCATGGACAACAAAACTAACAAGAGGCGTGGATTTTGCTTCATTACCTTCAAGGAAGAGGAACCAGTGAAGAAAATCATGGAGAAGAAATACCACAACGTTGGGCTTAGTAAA TGTGAAATAAAAGTAGCCATGTCAAAGGAGCAgtaccagcagcagcaacagtgggggagcagaggaggatTTGTCGGAAGAGCTCGAGGAAGAGGTGGTG GCCCCAGTCAAAACTGGAACCAGGGCTACAGCAACTACTGGAATCAGGGGTATGGGAACTATGGCTACAACAGCCAAGGGTACGGAGGTTATGGAGGATATGACTACACAGGCTACAACAACTACTACGGATACAGTGACTATAGCA ATCAGCAGAGTGGTTATGGGAAAGTATCTCGGCGAGGTGGTCATCAAAATAGCTACAAACCATACTAA